In Clostridia bacterium, a genomic segment contains:
- a CDS encoding nucleoside hydrolase: MEKTKVILDTDIGTDIDDSECLAYLLCQEKCDLLGITTVSGEAVERAMLASVILRAAGKKVPLHPGADKPLCSKNYQPRAGQKEKLEFWEHDTDFEPYSAIEFLRETIEKYPGEVVLLAIGPLTNVALLCASYPETVKKLKELVIMGGEFFQPEKFAEWNIRCDPYAAKIVLQSGVKMRLIGLDVTRKVTMKTADFAEKFTSDVLKPVKDFSEVWFRNSEISTFHDPLAATVLFEDLCTFKQGTVTVDLTGIGEKDGLKGRTYFEEGDGCHFVADTVKPEAFFEHYFELTTK, from the coding sequence ATGGAAAAGACAAAAGTAATTTTAGACACAGACATCGGTACCGATATTGACGATTCGGAGTGCTTAGCCTATCTTTTGTGCCAGGAAAAGTGCGATTTGTTAGGCATTACCACCGTTTCGGGCGAAGCGGTGGAGCGTGCGATGCTTGCAAGCGTTATCCTACGTGCCGCAGGCAAAAAAGTGCCGTTGCATCCCGGTGCAGACAAGCCTCTTTGCTCCAAAAACTATCAGCCCCGGGCAGGGCAAAAGGAAAAGCTGGAGTTTTGGGAACACGATACCGATTTTGAGCCTTATTCCGCCATTGAGTTTTTAAGAGAAACGATTGAAAAGTATCCGGGTGAGGTGGTGTTGCTTGCCATAGGACCGCTTACCAATGTGGCACTCCTTTGTGCAAGCTATCCTGAAACGGTAAAGAAGTTAAAGGAACTGGTTATCATGGGCGGTGAATTTTTCCAACCGGAAAAGTTTGCGGAATGGAACATCCGTTGCGACCCGTATGCCGCAAAAATTGTGTTGCAGTCGGGCGTAAAAATGCGTCTTATCGGCCTGGACGTTACCCGAAAGGTCACCATGAAAACCGCAGATTTCGCAGAAAAGTTTACCTCGGACGTGCTAAAACCCGTAAAGGATTTTTCGGAGGTGTGGTTCCGGAACAGCGAGATATCCACCTTCCACGACCCCTTAGCGGCAACCGTGCTGTTTGAGGATTTGTGCACCTTCAAGCAAGGAACTGTGACGGTGGATTTGACCGGTATCGGTGAAAAGGACGGTTTGAAGGGCAGAACCTATTTTGAAGAGGGGGACGGCTGCCATTTTGTGGCAGACACTGTAAAGCCTGAAGCATTCTTTGAACATTACTTTGAATTGACTACAAAATAA